The region gcgcattCAGCGTCGGCGTCTGGGCCGCATCAAaaaggcgcagcgcaagcggcgcccAGCGCTGGGgcaccttgcgcgcctcggtcacgacgccccgcgcgacgcaccgcgggggccgcacgcaccaCGGCCCtccgcgcagcgctcgcaGCATGGCGGAAGAGGTTCGGCCGACAATTTTTTTTTGGCCCAGACGCCACCATGCcgggtgcggcgcgtggggGCAAGAGCAAGGTGTTTAATGGGCGTACACGCGCGAGCCGTACGCTGaagcgcacgagcgagcAGAAAGAGCTGGCTGACATCGAGGCGGCGTGTGCCACGCTcgagcccggcgcggcAAAGACGTTTGCCGAGCTGCCAGCCTCGCAAAAGACCAAGCACGGCCTGAAGCGCGCGGGCTTCCTCGACCTGACCGATATCCAGTCTGCGTCGCTGGCGCACTCGCTGCGTGGCTCGGACGTgctcggtgctgcgcgcaccggctccggcaagacgctcgcgtTTCTGATCCCGGTGCTCGAGATGCTCTACCGCAAGCGGTggtcggccgccgacggcctcggcgcgctgattgtgtcgccgacgcgtgAGCTTGCGATGCAGATCTTTgacgtgctgcgccagATTGGCAGTGCACACACCTTCTCGGCGGGCCTCGTGATCGGCGGCAAGGAGCTCAAGCACGAGCAGgaccgcctgcgcaagaTGAACATTTTGGTTGCGACGCCGgggcgcctgctgcagcacctcgaccagACGATCGGGTTCGACTGCTCCAACCTCCAGGTGCTcgtgctggacgaggccgaccgcATCCTCGACATGGGCTTTGCGAATACACTCAACGCgatcctcgagcacctcccGCCGAACCGCCAGACGCTCCTCTTTTCTGCGacgcagacgcgccgcgtcaaggacctcgcgcgcctgagTCTGCAGGACCCCGAGTACGTCGCGGTgaaggacgacgaggcctCGACcccggcgcagctcgagcagttcTACATggtcgtgccgctcgaccagAAACTGGATACGCTCTTCTCGTTTCTGCGCACGCATACCCAGAGCAAGATCCTCGTGTTTATGAGCTCGTGCCGCCAGGTGCAGTACGCGCACGAGGTCTTTTGCAAGCTCCGGCCGGGTCTGCCGCTCatggcgctgcacggcaaGCAGAAAcagacgcgccgcctcaaGATCTTTTCCGACTTTACACGCAGCaagcacgcggcgctgatGGCGACGGacatcgccgcgcgcggcctcgactTTCCGGCGGTCGACTGGGTGGTgcaggtcgacgcgcccgacTCCTCCGACACGTACATCCACCGCGtgggccgcacggcgcgctaCCAGGCGCAGGGCAAGGGGCTCTTGTTCCTGCTCCCGAGCGAAGAGACGGGCgtcctcgcgacgctcaaggcggtcgacgtgcCGATCCAGGGAATCAAGGCGCGGGATACCAAGGTGCAGAGCATCCAGAACCAGCTGCAGTCGTTTGCCTTCCAGGAGCCCGAGCTGAAGCACCTCGCACAAAAGGCGTTTGTGTCGTACGTGCGCTCGATCCACCTGCACAAGGACAAGAACACGTTCAacgtcgcgtcgctcccGCTGAACGAGTttgcggccgcgctcggacTGCCGGGCGCGCCCAAGATCAAGCTCGTGAAGGATGCGCAgaaagcgcagcgcgccatggccgccgcgcccgcggcgcagagCAGCGACGAGTCTTCCTCGGAAGAGTCTGAAGAAGAACAAGAAGAAGAGGCGCCCAAGGTGCGCACCAAGCACGACCGACTCTTTGGCCGTACGAACAATACCATTCTCAGCGACCACTATGCGAATATGGTCGATCACGACGATTCGGACGGATTCCACGACaatgacgacgacgacgaatTTATCACGCtcaagcgcgccgaccacgagctcgagcagaccGAGACGCCCACCGCGCAGGAGCTCTCGAAGCGCAAGCTGCTCCAGGGCCAGAGCAAAAAGGCGatggccgcggccggcaaGCGGGGTATGGGCGACAAGGTCGTctttgacgacgacggcaaCGCACGTGCTCTGTATGAGCTccaggacgaggccgcgTTCCGCGAGCAAGGCGACGTCCTTGCGCagatcgccgcgcacgaggagcaggagcgcgcgcggatggccgaggccgacgtcCTCGACAAGTCGCGCGCGAAGCAAAAGCGCCAGgaaaagaagcgcaagaTGAAGGAGATGGAGCGCCAGCTCCAAGAGGCCAAcggggcgcgtgcgccacgcgccgagctcgacgagggcggCTGGGCGAGCGACGATCTTCCGGATCTCGTCCTGCcgggcgactcggacgaggacgcggcgccggagccCAAGCGCCCCCGCACCGGGGCCTCGGACCTTGCCGCGCaagaggcgcttgcgctccagGTACTGGGCGAGTCGTAAGAGGTACGTTTCCCCCGCTCCGATGATGGTACTTGTAATTTGCGACTGAAGCGTCGGCGCCCCGTTACGGAAAGGGCTTGCTTGCCGGCAAGCCTGGCGTCGGCAGCATGAAGCAACTATTGTTACTGAGGAGCATTACTTTTCGAACTAACTCACTACAGATGCACTGCCTAACGCTGTACAATAGAACTAGACAAACTTGCCGAACCACGGAATGAGCGACTGTGCGAGGGTGAAGGAGAAGACGAGCTTCGGCCCCACGACGAGCACCTTGGGCGTGAGGCCCTTGAAGAAGGCGCTCACGCCCTCGTTCTTGATCATTTCCTTGATGATCGTAACGCCGCCGACCTTGGATTCGAAGTTGGCGTTTTGGATGCGGGTCTTGACGACGTCGAggggcgccgcgacggTGATCGAAGCGACACTGCCGCCGATCGACGCGACAAAGTTTTGCCCCCAGGTAGCGTCCGAGTAGTTCTTCAGGCCAAAGATGTACTCCTTGGTGAATGCGCTACCACCGAACAGCGCAAAGGAGCCCGGCGcgttgcgcgcggcggtccaGCCCCAGCCGCGGTACAGGTTCACGttctcgtcggcgaggatgcggaggaagccgcgcgagcggaACGACTCGGGGTTCGTCTGGCGCTTGATCttgagcacgtcgagcggcaaCAGGACAATCTCACCGATACCCGTGAGCGAGCCGGCAGTGGCGCTCATGATGCTCttgccgagacgctcgccaAAGATGCTCTCAAACTGCTTCTTGTGGTGGGTCGTGAGGTAGTCGTTGAAGTAGGGCTGGCCACCGAACTTGTAcacacgctgcagcacctTGTATCCTGCCGCATAGCCCAGGCCCGGGAAGAGGCTCAGGAAGCGCGTGcccaccgaggcgctcgccttgTCCTTGAACACGACAGCCGACATCGAGAGCGACCTGTTCTTGTTGCTCATCAGGCGCTTCGCCACCGTGTCCACGGGGTGGAacacgagcagctcggcgataCCAGAGGTACCCgagccgagcaggcgcgccgtaGCCGACTCTTTGGACTTTCCTGCGGGGGGGCTCATGATAAAGATCGGAGACTTCCGGCCGCCCCCGTGTGGGGGCGAAAGGGGAGGCCACGTGGCTTTTACCACTATGCCGGACCCAGCGATggacgcgccgacgcaggcgatccctgtgccgcgcccgagcgaGCAGGAAGATGCTAGCATACCTGATacgctcggcacgtcgcaCCGCTCAAGCCTGTCTGGCTTCTTTGTCGGCTCGTTCCTCgggccgcagcgcagccctcgtgcgctggccgaggacgagacgCAGCCGATGCTCACGCCGGACCCGCATGCGCCgtttgcgccgccgcacgaccCGCGCATCCCGATcgccccggcgccgacgagtaTGGGCAATGCGTCGGGATATGGCACGATGCGCCCGCCcaccgcggcggcgatggcggcgccgggcgaaACGCCTACCGCCCACCAAGAGATCCGCGATGAGCTCTGGGTGCTCACGCGCTATACCATTCCTATCTGGGCGACGCACATTTTGGAGCTGAGCCTGTCGATGGTGTCTGTCTTTTCGCTCGGACACCTCGGcaccgtcgagctcgctgccgcgtcgctcgcgggcATGACGGCCAACGTCACCGGCTTTAGCGTGATCAGCGGCCTGATCTGCGccctcgacacgctgctcCCGGCGGCGTACACGCGCCAGCCGCAGATGATGGGGCTCtggacgcagcgcgtcggcgtcgtcgtcgccctcaCGCTGCCCTGGATCATTTTGCTGTGGCTgaatgccgagcgcggcctgctcctcctGCACCAAGAGCCCGAGATTGCGCACAAGGCGCGCCAGTTTTTGTCCGTGCTCGCGATCGGCCTGCCGGGCCACGCGATGTTTGAGCTGTGCCGCCGCTTCCTCCAGGCCCAGGGACTGATGCACGCGCCGACCGTCGTGCTGCTCATCGTCTCGCCACTGAACGCTTTTGCGAACTATATCCTTGTATGGGGCCCCCCGGCGGTGCGCTTTGGCTTCCTCGGTGCAccgctcgcgagcgccatCTCCATGTGGCTCATGGCGATCCTGTGCTTCTTGCAGTGCGTCGTCGCCTCCAATCATACCTGGGGCGGATGGTCGCGCAAGGCGTTTGACTGGGCGGGCCTGCGCGTCTGCCtgtcgctcggcctcgcgggcctcctctcgctcgcgaccgagtGGTGGGCGTGGGAGATTGTCGGCCTGGtcaccgccgcgctcggcacgaccgcgctcgcctcgcAGTCGGTCCTGCTGATCACCTCGTCGGTGACCTACCAGCTCCCGTACGGCGCTgcggtcgccgcgtcggtgcgcgtcggcaacatgctcggcgcgggcaaGCTGCAGggtgcgcacctcgcgagccgcgcatcgCTGCTGCTCTCGTTTGCGATCGGCCTCTTTAATTCGTCGCTCGTGTATGTCGCGCGCCACAAGTGGGGCTACCTCTTTAGCAGCGACCCGGTCGTGGTGCAGCTCGTGGCTACCGTCCTGCCGATCCTCGCGCTGTTCCAGTGCGCGGACTGCGTGTGCGGCATCGCCGCGGGCATTctgcgcggctgcggccgccAGTCGCTCAGCGCAGGCATCAACCTGACCGCGTACTACGTCGTGGGTATTCCCATGAGTCTCTTCCTCGCGTTTGGGCCGGCGCACATGGGCCTCACGGGCCTCTGGTGGGGCCTGACCTTTGCTTTGATCTACGGCGCGGGCCTTGCGTTGTGGTGCGTCCAGCGGACCGACTGGCAGGCAGTCATGCGCAAGATGCACCACAATATGGGTTTCAGCGAAGCCGACGATGTATAATTATTCGAGCAGATACCGCGTAGCTACCATTTGCTGCCCAAGCAGCTCCGCACGATACATGgtcggcgcaagcgcgtcctgcgcacgcgcgacggcgcgctggcgctgcacacgctctggctcggcgcgcgcctgctcgtcgtgccGCAGCTTGATCTTGGCCTGCGTCAacagcgcatcgaggtcCGCGGGCGAGGTCGGGAGCGTTTtttcgaggcgcagcgcacgccacGCCAAGAGGCCGAGGGGGGGCGGGTAGGAGACATACGCGGGCAGCGGCCCCCGGCCCGTCTCGCCGAGGCTCGAGGCATGCGCGGTGTACAGCGAAAAGATGTGGTATGCCACATCTTCGGcgtccgcggcgcacgtccgcaggctcggccacgcgccgggcgaggCAAAGTGGCGCAACACCTCGGCCGGCTCGCCGCATGCCTCGTACAGGACCCCCGCGGCGTACACGCAGcccgcggcgaccgcctgGGGGGGATAcaggagcggcgccggcgtgcggtgGCTGTCGCACGCGATGCGCCATGCGAGTGCActcggcgccttggccagcTGCCAGTGCCGTGCGATCTTCACCGTGGTGCGCAGAATacgcgtgctgcgcagctcAAACTGGAAGCAGATGCACTGcagcaagaggcgctcgagcgtcaggaggcgtgcgcgctcctgcgcgaggctctcggcgtcgacgtcgccctcgccgaggtgcgcgtgGGCGACCCAGTCCATCGccgagtcggcgccgctcggcggcgcgaggagTTCGGGGTATCGCAGTGCATAGCTCGTGAGCAGGAGGTCGTGGATTCGTTTCGGCGTGTCGTTCAGCTTGGACGCGGCAAAGAGGCAGGCGAGCGCCACTTCGTGCACCACAAAGTCGGCGGGGGGGTAAAAGAGGTGGAAGCGCTGGTACAGCAGCTGGGCGGATCCGATCGTCCGCTGGGGTATTCCGAGCTTCGCacccgccgcggcgatgAACGAGCACGCAAGCATCTTGCCTTGCTCCCacctcgccggcggcatCTTGTtttggcgcgcacgcgccaggAGGCGGTCGAACTGCCCCGGCGTAAAGTACGGCGTATTGACTACAGTATTCACCTTGACGCTCCTGCGTGCATCTTGCCCAGGCACAGGCATGCTctgcggcgtcgacgcacGCGAGTCTGCCGTCGACACCAGGGGGGGAGTCGGCTGCGCCGGCATGGCGTCTAGGACCAGCTTAGTCACCCTTTTTCGTTGTGGAGGTacgcgacgcgacgcgtctTACCATGGCGGAGGAAGCGGACCCCGCGACGCTCTTCTTTGGGGAGGAGGATGTGGACTTGTACGAGGTGCTTGGCCTAAGCCGTGAGGAGAAGCCGTCCGAGGACGATATCCGGCGGGCGTACCGGAAAAAGGCGCTGCAGAGCCACCCCGacaaggcgcagctgcgtggcgaggcggacgcagaggccgctgcgctcgcttTCCAGCAGGTCGGCTTTGCGTACAGCGTGCTCTCGGACGCGAAGCGCCGCAAACGCTACGACACGACCGGGTCGACCAGTGACTCGATctttgccgacgaggaggtgGACTGGAACGAATACTTCAAGACGCTCTGGGACGGCGAGGTGAGCCACGCGACCCTCGACGAGTTCAAGGAGAAGTACCAGGGCtcggaagaggaggaggaggataTTTTCGAGGCGtaccgcgacggcgacgggAGCCTCGAGCACATCTTTGCGAACGTGCCCTGCTCCAATatcctcgacgacgaggcgcggtTTATCGACATTGTGAACGGGGCGATTGCTACCAAGAAACTACCCAAGACCAAGGCCTGGTCCTCGCTGACCACTTCAGACGGCAAGCGCGcacgcaaggcgctcaagGCCAAGGCACGCCAGGAGGCGTCCGAGGCCGAAGAGTACgccaaggagctcggcgtgcacgacCAATTCTTTGGCAAGAAAAAGGCCAAATcggcgcccaaggcgcaggatgacgacgaagaggtcgacctcgacgcgttGCGCGCTGCCATGCAGGCGAAGtccacgcagcgcgccacCGACTTTGACGCCATGATCGGACggctggagcgcgagccgcgcgcccAAGGCCCCAATCGCAAGCGGGCAAAAGTCGCGCGCAGATGACCCCGCGGGGCTCGCTGTGCAACCCCTGCAGGGGTGCTTTTCGGCCGAATGGCGGCTGTGCCCTCGGCGGTTTAAGTAGCGTGAGGCGTGTCGTGTCACCTTGTCACCATGCGCTTCTCTCTCCTTGTACTCCTGTTTGCCCTTGTCGCCGTTGCCTTTGCTCGTATCCCCGTGAGCTCGGGCTCGACCGACTCGGTTGGCGGCGTGATGTCGCGCCCGTCGGGCTCcgcgtcgtccgaggcTCACTCGAAGAGGTACGTTTCTCTGACTTATGCAGCGAGTCTGGCGACAAGAAGAAGTCGTCTGCCAAGGGCGGtgcggccggtgcgcacAGCACGGCCAAGAGCGGTGCCAAGGGCGCTGAGTCGACTGCCTCGAGCGGTGCCAAGGGCGCtgcgtcgaccgcctcgagcggcgccgcgggcgctgcctcgaccgcctcgagtGCCATTGACGGTGCTGCGTCCACCGCTTCGAGCGCGGTGATGGGTGGCGCTTCGGgtgcctcgagcgccacgaACGCTGCTGCTGGCTTTGCTCCCCAGCTCCCCATGGTCGGTGTTGTGGCCACGGTGATTGCCGGCCTCGgtgccggcctcggcgcatTTTTCCTCTAGACGCCTTAACTACTACTAGACACTTTCTCTACTTGATCGCATAATGCTGTAGACCCGTACGATGCTCTTCCCCACACCTAGGAAGCGACAGTGATCGAATGCTTATGTAATGAAGCGGGAATACAACGCCGAGTGACGACGACTTTCACCGTTCCTTTACGTTATGGTTCGCAAGGCTGGTCAAGCGCGCGGGCAGCTGCCCACCGTGCAGAGCACGCCCCCTATCCGTTTTGCTGTATGTATTGAATCAAAAACAAAAAATTCTGACCGCAGCCCGAGGACAAGCAGGTTCCTGTGACCAAGGCTCAGGTCGCGAGGGTACGCATGCTCACTGACCCAGTCTCGCTCCATCTTTAGCTTCCTCTCGGGTCTCGTGGCCCGCCTGGGTATTGTCTATGTGCTTGTGGCCGTCTTTTGGCGCTGCCCGTCGCAGCCCTTCTCGTTTGACTACTCGCAGGACCACTCGCTGCTGGTCtgccgcgagctggcgAGTGCGCAGGAGCACATCGCCCCGGCTTTCGACGAGTTTGCGACTTGCAcgcgcaagcacctcgaccCGTACGTCGGCACCTAcctcgacaaggccgaggaTGCGTGGAAGAACATGAAGCCCATGATCTCCCAGTctgcgacgcacgcccACACCATCTTCAcgacgcacgtcgagcCGGGCGCGCGTGAGCTGGCCAAGCAAGCGCACACATGGTCGCTGCCGCACCAGAAgacggcgcaccgccacTACAAAAAGCACCTGCACCCGCATGTGGATGGTACGTTGCCCTTTTCTTACCCAGCTTTCCATAAGGCGGCCAAGCCCTACGTGGACATCTACAAGCGCGACGTTGCCCCgcacgtcgaccgcgcTGTGCAGCAGGCGAAGGATGCGCACGCCTTCTCGTCGGAGTACTACGAGAAGGAGGTGCACCCGCGCCTGAAGGAGCACCTCTACAACGGCTACGTGTTCACCCGTCACACGGCGTACCCCGTTGCGCACAAGCACTACTTCACGCACGCCCACCCCCACCTGTCGAAGCTCTACCAGACGCTGAGCAAGTGGGTGGACGACCTGCTGGTGAAGTATGGCCTGCGTAACCGCTCGGTGCTTGACTCGGTGCTGAACAACGTGAAGGAGACGTACAGACAAACTGTGAGTTCGTGATTGCCCTTTGTGtgccttgcgcttgcgcatGGACCAGGCTGCATGCCTGCTCAGGGCCGCATCGGGCAGGCACGCGTCGTATAGCACCGCGCCTTGTCTGTGCGTCCTTGAGTAGTGTCCATGTCCCCTTTGTTGTTGACTGAATCTAATACCGCTATTTTTTTTCTCGTGTGTTAACAGGAGCAGGTTGTGAATGAGCGTCTTTCGGAACGTACGAgtgcgccggtcgccgaGGCAAAGCGCAGTGTGCCGGAGGagagcacgtcggcgagctccgtCGAGGCGTCTACTGTGACACCCGCCACGACAGAGACCGCGACGGGCTCCGTGGACAAGAGCGCTGCGTCGGAAACTGCAgcgaccgaggcggccgcgccagAGATCGACGAAGAGACCGGCGAGAACGTCAAAGTGCTCCAGGCCCAGCTGGACGCGGAGCTGGCCGCGGTCGACAAGGCTCTCaatgccgagcaggcgtcGATCTCTCGTGTGATTGAGTCGGAGCGCAAGAACctcaccgaggcgcttgtgCGTGCGGTACGTACCCAGTCTaatgcagcgccgcgaaaTGTTTATCGAGTACCCCGAGCTGATCGAAGCTGCGGCTGATGCCATGAAATTCAATGGTCTTCTTGAGCTTTTCTCGTCGATGATGACCAACTTTACTACGCATGCGGCCAAGCTGGAcaatgcggcgcagccgagCGAGACGTGGCACACCGAGCTGGACGTGATCGCCAATGCTCTGATTGACAAGCTGCTTGTCACTTACGACATCGCCGACGCGTCCTTGAGCATTAATACGGGTCTCATCACAGACCGTGGGGAAGGGGACCGAATTTTGATCCAAGACAGTATCGTACGCATTCGTACGCAGATCCGCAAGAGTCTGCACGTCTTTTACGAGCTGATGGACAAGGCACAGTTCCAGGTGACCTACTACGAAAACGAGGGCTGGGATCTCGGTATGAAGCGCCGTGCACGCCACTTCCGCGAAGAGATGGAAGAGTTCCTTACCACCCTCACGCCCACCGGTGAGCCCATCGTGCCGGGTAAGCTCGTCCTGCCCAACTTTGAGGAGGAGAAGCAGCAGATGTCGACGCAGATCAACGCGGTCCTGTGGGAGACAGAGAAGGCAGTCGCCAACCTGACGGCCCGCTTCAAGGAGCAGCCTACGCTcttcctcgagcgtgccggcTTTGGCGACTTTTTGGTGGACGTGTACGAGTACAGCACCAAGATCTCGAAGATGTACACGAaagccgccgagcacgccgctctgcgcctgcgcaagtACATCGGCGACACTCGTGAGAAGCTCGGCCTGCCGCGCAAGCCCGAGGAGGGTATCCTGCTGAATGTCTGGGACCTCCCCGCGATCGAGGGCACCGAGATTGATGCAATCCCGACTGCGGCCGCGACGGAAGGCGAGTGGTCCTCGGCAGAAGCGACGTACGACCCCGACTCGACCGGcgacctcgaggaggcgaTGGCCTACCTCGCCTCGCAGACGGCGCCTCCGGCGCCtgacgcggccgccgcgacgcccgagccgaCGCCCAAAGCGCCCGAGTCCGTCGCTGCGGACCCCGAGGCCGTGACGCCTCCGGCGGAAGTGGTGGCTACGCCcgaggcgacggccgcggtGCCCGtcaccgaggcggccgagtcTGTCACCGAGACGACTGAGCGCGAGgctgcgacgccgaccgagCCCGCTGCGGCTGCGACGCCCGACTCGGTGGTCGACTCGGTGACCGATGCGgtggccgacgccgcggcggacgctgcggcgcttgtCGCCGAGATCATGCAAGGCACTACGGcgacgcccgaggcgcctgcgcccgaaGCTGCTGCCACGACCGAGCCCGTGCATGctacgccgagcacctcggcggagcacgcggcggtgtCTGCCGACGTGAccgacgcgacgccgtcgacggccgccccccactcgtcgacggcggAAAGCGAGctgccgacggcgacggcTTCGACGCCTGCTAACGAACCCTCTGCCACGATCCTTCCCATCACTGAATCCACTGCCGCTCACGACGAGCTGTAAAGGCAGATATACATAGACTACATCCTAGTCACTTACAAGAGAGTGCCCAAGCTGCTGTTAGAACGAGAGTACGTACCCCACCGACTTGAAGCCGCGGATGTAGTAGTTTTCAAGGCCGGCCTGCGCCATGTCCTCCTGGCccgacggcacgccgctcagcacgagctcgagcttggTCGAGTCGTCGCTCTGCGTGAGCTGCGTCGTGAGCGTGCCAAAGTGGTTCGGCGGCCActgcggcacgcgccacgtctgcacgagcttgtgcggcgcctcgacggtGGTGATCGAGCCGGTGATGTTGCCGCCAAACAACTCGTAGTGCGCGCCCTTGTTCAGCGAGAACTGGGCAGGGGCCTTGGTCCACATGGGAATCCGCGCCGGGTTCGTGAGCAGGTCCCACAGGTCCTGCTCACTCACCGCGAGGTggctcgcgacgcgcacctcCGAGGTGCTCGTGGTGACCTTGGTCTCTTTGGgcttggccggcgccggggcaGCGGCCGGGGCAGCGGCCGGCTTACTGGCCTCCTGGGGCTGCGCCGGGCCGTCCTCGTGGCCGAGGTCCTTGGCGTGGGTCTCGATGAGCTCGGTGCGGAAGCGGTGGAACACCTTTTCGAGCTCTGGCGCGAGCGTGTTGCGCACCGACTGGTacagctcgtgcgccttgTTCGACGATTCCGACGAGAGCTCGGTCTCGAAACGGTAGTCCTCGTCGTTGTCCTCGATTTCGTGCGAGACCTCCGGGAAGGTGATggtgccgctcgccgacgtgccATCCTCTGCCTCGCCGGTCCAGTTGAGCGTCACGACGCAGTCGTAGATCGTGATGAGCTTGCCCTTGCggttgccgagctcgacgtcgccctCAAAGCCAGCGAGCTTCTCGACAGCGACCTTGgcgccctgcgcctctGCCGACTTTCCTACGAGGTTCTGCGTAAACCAGTCCTTCGCCCACGGCGTGCACCCCTTCGTCTTCCAGTGATAGTGTTTGTTCCACGTCGACATCGTAGCCACTTGGCAAGTCGGCGACGCACACGCCAGCCTCGATAGAAGTCTCGAGAACCTATGCACGTGGCACCACGTGACAACTATGTGAGCTCGTTCGCCTGTGTGAGCGTGGAGGGAGGGGAGGGCGTACCTTTTGGTATAGGCTGTCGACGACGTTGCCGATCTGCTTCAGCGCACCCAGCGTGCTCTCGTAGGTTTGCTGTGTGAATTTTCTTTTGCAACGTACATCCTCTTCGACCTCGTCAAAGATCACGAGACATCCCGCGCcctggtcgagcacgccctGGAAGACCTTGTCGAGAATCATTTGGCTGAGTCTGGGTTAGTCTCGCGACGCACTTTTGTtcgacctcgcgcacgggctggtgcacgagcttggcgatctgctgcagctcgatgcgcgagtACGGCTCGATGACACGCAGCAGGTTTTGCTCCAGGAGCGAGTCGTACAGCGCCGAAAGATGCGAGCGGATGATGGGGTCGCTCGACAGCTCGCTCTTGTACTGGCGCAAAGTTGTCTCAAACTCTTCGAGCGAGCGGTCGATCTGTGCCTTGGCAACCGCCTTCATCACGTCGATCTCGCGGCCGTGGTACTTGCTCGCGATCTTGCCCTCGAGGATCGAGTTGACCTCCTCCGGCTGGTTCAGCATAATCTTGCAGAGGAGCATGTACTtgagcgcaaggagcgtgcgcgcgtcgtccaaCGAAGCGAATCCCTCAAAGGTCTCGAAGAAgtacgacgcggcggtgtTGTAGTCCTTGTCCTCTGCGTGCAGAATGCCGCTCTGCatgtcgagctgcgcctgcatcgCCGGGGGACAGTAGATCGAGTTGGCCGATGTGCGCGCCGAAGTGagcgcggccttggccttgggGAAGTTGGAGATGGCGTGGTTCACCTTGCTCTCCAGCAGGTGCACCTCGGTGAGGATCATCttgtcgtcgagcgtcttgaGCTCCTTGAGGAGCGCATTGATCAGCggaagcgcctcgcgatAAGCCTTCGCCTCATAGTACAGCCCGATGAGCTTCGTCTCGAGGTTTTGCTTCAAAAAGATGCGcttctccttcttggcCCACTCCGCGTTTTCTTTCGTGACCTGGATCTGGATGTGCTC is a window of Malassezia japonica chromosome 7, complete sequence DNA encoding:
- the DBP4 gene encoding RNA helicase (BUSCO:EOG09260YMF; EggNog:ENOG503NU3N; COG:A), with translation MPGAARGGKSKVFNGRTRASRTLKRTSEQKELADIEAACATLEPGAAKTFAELPASQKTKHGLKRAGFLDLTDIQSASLAHSLRGSDVLGAARTGSGKTLAFLIPVLEMLYRKRWSAADGLGALIVSPTRELAMQIFDVLRQIGSAHTFSAGLVIGGKELKHEQDRLRKMNILVATPGRLLQHLDQTIGFDCSNLQVLVLDEADRILDMGFANTLNAILEHLPPNRQTLLFSATQTRRVKDLARLSLQDPEYVAVKDDEASTPAQLEQFYMVVPLDQKLDTLFSFLRTHTQSKILVFMSSCRQVQYAHEVFCKLRPGLPLMALHGKQKQTRRLKIFSDFTRSKHAALMATDIAARGLDFPAVDWVVQVDAPDSSDTYIHRVGRTARYQAQGKGLLFLLPSEETGVLATLKAVDVPIQGIKARDTKVQSIQNQLQSFAFQEPELKHLAQKAFVSYVRSIHLHKDKNTFNVASLPLNEFAAALGLPGAPKIKLVKDAQKAQRAMAAAPAAQSSDESSSEESEEEQEEEAPKVRTKHDRLFGRTNNTILSDHYANMVDHDDSDGFHDNDDDDEFITLKRADHELEQTETPTAQELSKRKLLQGQSKKAMAAAGKRGMGDKVVFDDDGNARALYELQDEAAFREQGDVLAQIAAHEEQERARMAEADVLDKSRAKQKRQEKKRKMKEMERQLQEANGARAPRAELDEGGWASDDLPDLVLPGDSDEDAAPEPKRPRTGASDLAAQEALALQVLGES
- the YHM1 gene encoding high copy suppressor of abf2 (EggNog:ENOG503NUAX; COG:C; BUSCO:EOG09263JTO); translated protein: MSPPAGKSKESATARLLGSGTSGIAELLVFHPVDTVAKRLMSNKNRSLSMSAVVFKDKASASVGTRFLSLFPGLGYAAGYKVLQRVYKFGGQPYFNDYLTTHHKKQFESIFGERLGKSIMSATAGSLTGIGEIVLLPLDVLKIKRQTNPESFRSRGFLRILADENVNLYRGWGWTAARNAPGSFALFGGSAFTKEYIFGLKNYSDATWGQNFVASIGGSVASITVAAPLDVVKTRIQNANFESKVGGVTIIKEMIKNEGVSAFFKGLTPKVLVVGPKLVFSFTLAQSLIPWFGKFV
- a CDS encoding uncharacterized protein (COG:V; TransMembrane:12 (i130-152o172-194i206-225o245-262i274-293o305-329i341-359o365-384i429-448o468-490i502-523o529-549i); EggNog:ENOG503NUM1), whose protein sequence is MPDPAMDAPTQAIPVPRPSEQEDASIPDTLGTSHRSSLSGFFVGSFLGPQRSPRALAEDETQPMLTPDPHAPFAPPHDPRIPIAPAPTSMGNASGYGTMRPPTAAAMAAPGETPTAHQEIRDELWVLTRYTIPIWATHILELSLSMVSVFSLGHLGTVELAAASLAGMTANVTGFSVISGLICALDTLLPAAYTRQPQMMGLWTQRVGVVVALTLPWIILLWLNAERGLLLLHQEPEIAHKARQFLSVLAIGLPGHAMFELCRRFLQAQGLMHAPTVVLLIVSPLNAFANYILVWGPPAVRFGFLGAPLASAISMWLMAILCFLQCVVASNHTWGGWSRKAFDWAGLRVCLSLGLAGLLSLATEWWAWEIVGLVTAALGTTALASQSVLLITSSVTYQLPYGAAVAASVRVGNMLGAGKLQGAHLASRASLLLSFAIGLFNSSLVYVARHKWGYLFSSDPVVVQLVATVLPILALFQCADCVCGIAAGILRGCGRQSLSAGINLTAYYVVGIPMSLFLAFGPAHMGLTGLWWGLTFALIYGAGLALWCVQRTDWQAVMRKMHHNMGFSEADDV
- the CTK2 gene encoding beta-glucosidase (COG:D; EggNog:ENOG503NXPS), whose product is MPAQPTPPLVSTADSRASTPQSMPVPGQDARRSVKVNTVVNTPYFTPGQFDRLLARARQNKMPPARWEQGKMLACSFIAAAGAKLGIPQRTIGSAQLLYQRFHLFYPPADFVVHEVALACLFAASKLNDTPKRIHDLLLTSYALRYPELLAPPSGADSAMDWVAHAHLGEGDVDAESLAQERARLLTLERLLLQCICFQFELRSTRILRTTVKIARHWQLAKAPSALAWRIACDSHRTPAPLLYPPQAVAAGCVYAAGVLYEACGEPAEVLRHFASPGAWPSLRTCAADAEDVAYHIFSLYTAHASSLGETGRGPLPAYVSYPPPLGLLAWRALRLEKTLPTSPADLDALLTQAKIKLRHDEQARAEPERVQRQRAVARAQDALAPTMYRAELLGQQMVATRYLLE